The following nucleotide sequence is from Zea mays cultivar B73 chromosome 1, Zm-B73-REFERENCE-NAM-5.0, whole genome shotgun sequence.
ATGGAGAACCAAATGTGATATTGAGAAATCTCTTTCCATCAGAATAGAAAACAAAGTCTTCAAGTGGTAAACCATAACCAACAGTGAAGGTTGTTTGCCACCCACCAAACAATGGAAACCTTGGTTCTATTTCCAGTTGGGTCTGAAATAGAATAAGAAACCTTGATCTTTGAAACTATTTTGAAACTGGTGTTGAAACCTCGACGGCTAACAAGATTACCTTCATAGAATCACTCCACAAATGTGATGTGGAAATATTACCAATCTCATCTCGGTAATAAATAGAGTGTGCCCTTGGAGGCAGTTTTGCAATAAGATGTCTAAAAGATGAAACACCCCTTACGTAAGGTCTAGATTGATAATCAATCCTGCAAAAGAGGCAAATAATTAGTTACTTCTGAACATTACTTATATCTCCAGTTAGAAGTTTAGCTACTTAAAAATTGCAAGCAAAACTCAGAGGAGAATAACCTGGAAAATTCACCCTTGAGTCTGGCACCACCATGAGCAATGTTGTAGTGTTCCGTAATCTGTACATTTCCCCAGTGAGATATCTCAATCTCCCTTATAACTTCCTTTGCAACTGCAAAAGGATTGTTGTTCTCAAAATGCACAATCACAGGTAAGTAGGAGAACGGGGGAAGGTCATGAAATGGTCCATATTTCAGTTCTGAATCCACAAGTTTTGCGTTTGGATGCCTTGTGTATGATTCAACCCTTCCACCAGGCAATCTGATAGCAAGTGTCTGAGCCTTAACAGGGTAAGGTGACAGATAGTGAGCACTATCCTGATAGACAACAAGTTGTGCTTCGGCTTGAGTGATTTCTTCTGGGAATGGTTGAAGAGAGTGTGTGAACACAGTCAGAACATCCAAGTACAGAGTCTTTCCTTTTTCCAAAGGTTTGGGCAACAATGCTGAAAAGAATGTCAGCTCCGGGGGAGCTCCAGAAGGTTGAACAACTTCAATTGGCAGAACAGTACTTTGACCCTTCACTTTCCCTTCACTGCCGAATGCTCTAATAGCTGCCAAGTTCTTGGCTTGAATATTGGGAAAAGGCAGTAAAACTTGAGAGACAGGGTCTGGTCCAACATTTTCAGCCTAGGCAAGTTGGGAACCATGTAACTTTTAGAGAAACGAAACAAGAACATATTCCACCTAgaaaagagcacttgcaagagagATATTATTCTATAACAAAAACAGAAAAGATCCAAAGAATGTTAAGAATTTCAAGGCTGATACATATACTGCAAGGCATAAACATGATCAAAATATGGAAATATAGATGCCTTAAGAATAGATGTCTATACATAAAACAGAACTCAACAAGCATATCTATAAACTGGTTTAGAAAGCATATGGCTAATTCGTGGAGACAGAGAATTGGGTACATCGAAATTGACAGTAGAAATTTCAGCAGAGGTGACTGGTGAATAGTTGCTGACATTGCAACTGGGTTTCCGGACTGATAGTAAGCAGTGTTGATACAGTGAAAGTGAAACAGGCCGACCCGCTTCATTATGTATGTCAGATGCCAAAAAAAATGAGTTCACAAGCATCATCCACTATAACTATTAACTAGCTCCAAAAATGCTGACCAGGTTTCCCGGGGCAGATAGTTAGGCATGTTTAATTTTTTAGCAGCAAATTGACACCGGTGAATAGACCAGTAGCCATGAATTTATTAGGATAATTCACTCTATGAAACTGCTAGCTTCATCGATACATGGCAGCGTTCTAATCAAGCTGACAAGGCAACAGTGTCATTTCAGACTAGTACGAGACGCATAGTTGGGCAGGCAGGAACGATTCATGAAAACAAGGGAGTGGCGAAGCCAAGCATCAAAACCTTGAGGGAAGCGAGGACGCGAACGATATGCGAGGTCAGATCAACCTGCGAGGAGAGAAAGGGGAAAACAGACACAGTTAGATCCGAGAGCGCTGAgtcgagagagaggtgggagatgaGCTCCGGAGATCTGGACAACGAGGACTGTACTGACCCTCCGATCTGCCTTGGAGATGACGAGATCGGCGCTCGCGGCGGAGGCGAGGACGCCAGcgaggacgaggaggaggagCGCGGCGGCGGGGCGGATTGGCGGCGGCGGAGTCGCCATCTTCCCTCGGCCAGATCGCATCGGGGAGCTGGCTTCGCGGCGATGTGAAGAGAGAAGTTGGGCTCTAAACCCTCGGGGCCGTCCGTGCGTGTGCGCTGCGCTGCGATTCTGCCAAGGCTGAAGAGGAGCCCCAGCGGGTAGGGCCGGGCATTCGGTTTTTTTCTAAACTTCGGTTTGGTTTTTCGGTTTTAATAAACTCCGGTTTTTCAAACATTAGAAACCGATCGGTTTtatagaaaatgaaaaaccgaaaagttcggtttcggttttttacttcgatttttcggtaaaaaccgaataccaaacttataaTCAAGACAATACATACAACAAGTTTACATgatagattacacataattttaaaaagtaaaaattatataggtacaaatatttagatatacatcatacatcaatacaaataagtgaataacaatttaattgtatcacacatttagttcacataatTGAATAGTCAAATTTGagaattgataaagtttggtattcggttttttcggttcggtatacggtgaaaaccgattacgataccgaaaaccgaacttcttagatataaaaaccgaaaccgaaccgaactaccaaaaaaaccgaaatttcggttcggttcggttcggttttcggtttatggtaaaaaTGTGCCCACCCCTACCCAGCGGGCGGACGGGTCAGTCATTTCTGGTGTTTGTCCGTTTTGGTGTAGTGGTGGATAACGAGCGCTCGGCTCGTCCGAGTTctagctggctcgttaagctaacgagccagctcggctcggctcgttaaggtaacgagccacagagtcagctcggctcgatTTATTTATGAGCtcaagctggctcgtttagctcgcgagccagagcagaaaaaaataaaatatacataataattttttagttaattttaaactaatttaacgatagaaaatagtaattatacgcatagtttcacaaaccatgtcaatataacaccaaattagcataattcatcactcattaattcacaattcacatacatgttcatcagtttaacccataattatatttgcatagaccaaattaacacatagacatagttcattaatcattagtttaattaaTAGGTCATAGACAtctcacatatatataacatgttcatcaattattctgtaaatgatatgcatatagtttcgttttgctggaatatggtagctcgtttaggtcacgagctggctcgttaacgaatcgagctggctcgttaacaaaccgagctaggatgtcaactcagctcgtgaaaaaattcaaacgagccgatctAGGGATGGCAGTGGGGCGGGTTCGGGGCGGGTCCCCGCGGTTTTTGGACCCGATGGGCGCGGGTGCGGGGTTGATTTTTCCTCCGCGGGTCTACGGGTTCGGGGACCCGAACTATAACGGGTGCGGGGCGGGTTTTTTATCCCACCCGCGGGTGCTCCACGGGCCTCCGAAAAACAGCCCACACGGCCACATTACAGCCCAGCCCACATAAACAACCTAGGAATCTAAAATCCCTCTTCCATTCCACTTCTCTCTTGCCCGTGACCGCCGCTCACGCTCTCATTTCTGCGCCGCCGCTCACGCTCTCATTTCTGCGCCGCCGCTCACGCTCTCTTCCATTTCTGTGTCGCGCCGTCGCCGCTCACGCTCTCTTTGCTGCGCTGCGCCGCCGCCATTCCATCCCTGCCTTCCATCACTGCGCTGCGCCGCCGCTCTCTTCGCTGCTCTCTTCGCTGCTCGCTAACCTAGGAAGAACTATTCCGTCGCAAACCTAGGAAGAACTATTTCGCTCAGCGCTGCCGCTCTCTTCGCTGCTCGCTAAGACGCTGTCCGTAACCACCACTGCGCCACTCTCCGCCGGTCTGAGCTCCATCGCTTGGCCGCTGCAGGTAGCTTCATCTCTTGGCCGCTGTAGGTTGCTGCAGGTTAATGGTACACAGTTATACAATTTATACAATTTGTAGCATTCTTTTATTGCTGCAGGTTATTGAATTCATCTAACTACATTTATACAATTTGTAGCATTCTTTTGTTGCGCTGTTAATGGTACACAGTTGAACTGAATAGTATTCTTTTGTTGCATTCTTTTAAGGGCGATTGAGTAAACGTTAATGTCGACTCCGGGCACTAGTGGAACTGCTGGTGAATCTCAAGATGTAGCTGCTGCTGCA
It contains:
- the LOC100285254 gene encoding dolichyl-diphosphooligosaccharide--protein glycosyltransferase 67 kDa subunit precursor, producing MRSGRGKMATPPPPIRPAAALLLLVLAGVLASAASADLVISKADRRVDLTSHIVRVLASLKAENVGPDPVSQVLLPFPNIQAKNLAAIRAFGSEGKVKGQSTVLPIEVVQPSGAPPELTFFSALLPKPLEKGKTLYLDVLTVFTHSLQPFPEEITQAEAQLVVYQDSAHYLSPYPVKAQTLAIRLPGGRVESYTRHPNAKLVDSELKYGPFHDLPPFSYLPVIVHFENNNPFAVAKEVIREIEISHWGNVQITEHYNIAHGGARLKGEFSRIDYQSRPYVRGVSSFRHLIAKLPPRAHSIYYRDEIGNISTSHLWSDSMKTQLEIEPRFPLFGGWQTTFTVGYGLPLEDFVFYSDGKRFLNITFGSPLEEILIEKLIVKVVLPEGSKDIEVSAPFPTQQQQEVKYSHLDIVGRPVVVLEKPDVIPEHNLYFQVYYRFNNISLLREPLMLITGFFLLFVACIVYMRTDMSISKSSPSYLAKLQWDEVQATVQKIQGIFEQCLAVHDKLEASLRDLSRTGDIQSCKAARKAADTQFKELSKDLKPLLATLQSSPQSYQILPKVEDLIVKEREMQEKLMTRHSTVVDSFEKKLRGQDVENRIALQQQKIAALRQEVESLLEYISEI